Proteins co-encoded in one Acidobacteriota bacterium genomic window:
- a CDS encoding Gfo/Idh/MocA family oxidoreductase, producing the protein MRKVGIIMNGVTGRMGTNQHLARSIAAIRKQGGLELRDKSVVMPDPILVGRNAARLEKLAAEWDVERWSTNLADCLADNANIIYFDAQSTLLRAESVRAAIKAGKHVYCEKPLAGTLDDSLELAREAARAGIKNGVVQDKLFLPGLLKLKQVIASGLLGRILSVRGEFGYWVFEGPTPPAQRPSWNYRKDEGGGIILDMFPHWQYVIENLFGRVKSVSCTARTTIPERVDELGKTYVCTADDAAYATFELEDGVVVQINSSWTTRVNRDELVEFHVDGTGGSAVAGLRECKVQPRVATPKAVWNPDIPNPIQFREAWQTVPATAPEENAFKIQWEMFLRHVFEDAPFPHGFLEAAKGVQLAEAGLQSWKERRWVDLPELKLN; encoded by the coding sequence ATGCGGAAGGTTGGCATCATCATGAACGGCGTCACGGGACGCATGGGGACAAATCAGCATCTAGCCCGCTCCATCGCGGCGATTCGCAAGCAAGGCGGGCTGGAGCTGCGCGACAAGTCGGTCGTCATGCCCGATCCCATACTGGTAGGCCGCAACGCCGCCAGGCTGGAGAAGCTGGCCGCAGAATGGGACGTTGAGCGCTGGTCGACCAACCTGGCGGACTGCCTGGCCGACAACGCCAACATCATCTATTTCGATGCGCAATCCACCCTGCTTCGGGCCGAAAGCGTCAGGGCCGCAATCAAAGCCGGCAAACATGTCTATTGCGAAAAGCCATTGGCCGGAACACTCGATGACAGCCTTGAGCTGGCTCGCGAAGCCGCCCGTGCCGGCATTAAAAACGGCGTTGTGCAGGACAAGCTCTTTCTGCCCGGTCTGCTCAAGCTGAAACAAGTGATCGCCAGCGGTCTTCTTGGCCGCATACTCTCCGTACGCGGAGAGTTTGGTTATTGGGTCTTTGAGGGGCCAACCCCTCCGGCACAACGTCCATCATGGAACTACCGAAAAGATGAGGGCGGCGGAATCATCCTCGATATGTTTCCGCACTGGCAGTATGTCATTGAAAACCTCTTCGGCAGAGTCAAGTCCGTAAGCTGCACTGCGCGAACCACCATTCCTGAGCGTGTCGATGAGCTGGGAAAGACCTACGTGTGCACGGCGGACGATGCAGCCTACGCGACCTTCGAGCTTGAGGACGGAGTCGTTGTGCAAATCAACTCCTCATGGACTACACGGGTCAACCGCGACGAGCTTGTTGAATTTCATGTCGATGGCACTGGCGGAAGCGCGGTCGCCGGCCTGCGCGAGTGCAAGGTGCAGCCCCGCGTGGCAACTCCCAAAGCCGTATGGAACCCCGATATTCCCAATCCAATCCAGTTCCGCGAGGCATGGCAGACCGTTCCCGCAACCGCCCCTGAAGAGAACGCCTTCAAGATTCAATGGGAGATGTTTTTGCGACACGTATTTGAGGATGCGCCGTTTCCACACGGCTTTCTCGAAGCTGCAAAGGGAGTTCAACTTGCCGAAGCGGGTCTTCAATCATGGAAAGAGCGGCGCTGGGTCGATCTGCCTGAATTGAAGCTGAACTAA
- a CDS encoding GntR family transcriptional regulator, with amino-acid sequence MDRIQSGKLLEGDLLASEEELARSYQVSRMTARQALHGLKANGYAQSQKGRGTFVTKPKLEKNILHLRGFTEDMKQRGMVPSSKLLEQSVMKATEELAESLKIQVDAPVMKLRRLRLADGIPMAIEDSSIPLLPFPHLERYSFAKQSLYHILRENYGVKVGWADEIIEALPATREESELLTIPKRASVLSISRIIITTEQAPIEVACSRYRGDRYRAMIRVPTTTIE; translated from the coding sequence ATGGACAGGATTCAGTCGGGCAAGCTGCTTGAAGGCGATCTGCTGGCTTCCGAAGAGGAACTGGCTCGTTCGTACCAGGTAAGCAGAATGACGGCGCGGCAGGCGCTTCACGGTTTGAAAGCCAACGGTTATGCGCAGAGCCAGAAGGGCCGTGGGACCTTTGTTACCAAACCGAAGCTCGAAAAAAACATTCTTCATCTGCGCGGATTTACCGAAGACATGAAGCAGCGCGGCATGGTCCCCAGCTCAAAGCTGCTGGAACAGTCGGTCATGAAGGCGACAGAGGAACTGGCAGAGAGCCTGAAGATTCAGGTCGATGCCCCGGTGATGAAGCTGCGGCGTCTTCGCCTTGCCGACGGAATTCCCATGGCGATCGAGGATTCAAGTATTCCGCTGCTGCCGTTTCCGCATCTTGAGCGATATAGCTTTGCCAAGCAGTCGCTGTACCACATACTGCGTGAAAACTATGGCGTGAAGGTGGGTTGGGCCGATGAGATTATCGAGGCCCTGCCGGCAACGCGCGAAGAGTCGGAGTTGCTGACGATTCCCAAGCGAGCGAGCGTTCTATCGATCTCGCGAATCATTATCACGACAGAGCAGGCACCCATTGAGGTAGCATGCTCCCGCTATCGCGGCGATCGCTACCGCGCGATGATTCGCGTACCCACCACCACGATCGAGTAG
- a CDS encoding GH92 family glycosyl hydrolase: MISRRKFLQRTSAACVLSAAPLSKFAEAAIGDKKTEDPLRWVDPRIGTGGHGHCFPGAAMPFGMVQLSPDTFNDGWDWCSGYHVSDDSIMGFSHTHLSGTGCGDLLDFLVMAGTGDAKLVPGDRRFPEQGYRSRFDHADERIEPGCYSVLLKDYNIRAELTATERAGFHRYTFPASDKAYLILDLQHGYGAGDGPVTSAELRQIAPDTLAGGRRTSAWGKDRHAYFSLQISKRPERIVFYSDDKEVPAPARHELQGKSLKCVLYFRTRPNESILVKTGISGVDAEGAAKNVAAEIPGWEFEKTRTAAREAWRKQISKVRVQSANPAHKRIFYTALYHMSLGPTLFDDVDGRYRGMDNAVHSLQKGEHHYSTFSLWDTFRAAHPAYTLIERERVPQWVNTLVRMAEQSPAGMPVWPLMSTETGTMTGYHSAAVISEACNKGFTGVDYEKAYRLMMKRAMVDDYRGLDYYRKLHYIPADKEEESVSKTFEYCYDDWAIAHVARKLGKGDDAAMLVKRSTNYRNYFDASTGFMRPKLEDGNWTTPFRPIDLGHSKKWRDYTESNAWQTTFGVQHDPAGLIQLCGGREAFVKKLDGLFNAAPDLPEDAPPDIAGMVGQYAHGNEPSHHISYLYVYAGAPYKTQARVRSLLETMYADQPNGMQGNEDVGQMSAWYLLSALGFYPVDPVSGNYVLGSPLFESATVELGEGKKLVIAVERKDPAHQYVQSFSLNGQPQQRAWFHHSEIAQGGRLVLVMGAEPNLKFGSDALPPSLALS, translated from the coding sequence ATGATCAGCCGCAGAAAGTTTCTACAGCGCACCTCCGCAGCCTGTGTTTTGAGCGCGGCCCCATTGAGCAAGTTTGCCGAGGCCGCCATTGGCGATAAAAAGACGGAAGATCCTCTTCGCTGGGTCGACCCACGCATCGGCACTGGAGGCCACGGTCATTGCTTTCCCGGCGCGGCGATGCCGTTTGGAATGGTGCAGTTGAGCCCCGACACGTTCAACGACGGGTGGGATTGGTGCTCCGGCTATCACGTCTCCGACGATTCGATTATGGGGTTCAGCCACACGCATCTCAGTGGGACAGGTTGTGGCGACCTTCTCGATTTCCTGGTGATGGCCGGCACGGGCGATGCCAAGCTAGTCCCTGGTGATCGCCGCTTCCCGGAACAGGGATATCGCTCGCGCTTCGATCATGCGGATGAACGCATCGAGCCTGGCTGTTACTCCGTCCTTCTCAAGGACTACAACATCCGCGCAGAGCTTACGGCTACCGAGCGTGCGGGCTTTCATCGCTACACATTTCCTGCGAGCGACAAGGCGTACCTGATCCTCGATCTGCAGCACGGTTACGGAGCGGGCGATGGGCCGGTCACTTCAGCAGAGCTGCGTCAGATTGCACCAGACACTCTTGCTGGGGGCCGCCGCACCTCGGCATGGGGAAAGGACCGCCACGCCTACTTCTCGTTGCAGATATCGAAGCGGCCCGAGCGCATCGTCTTCTACTCCGACGACAAGGAGGTCCCCGCCCCTGCCCGTCATGAACTTCAAGGAAAGAGCCTGAAATGCGTTCTCTACTTCAGGACCAGACCCAATGAGTCCATTCTGGTGAAGACGGGGATCTCGGGTGTCGATGCCGAAGGGGCCGCAAAAAACGTTGCCGCTGAGATTCCAGGCTGGGAGTTTGAGAAAACTAGAACCGCCGCTCGTGAAGCATGGCGCAAGCAGATATCGAAGGTCCGCGTGCAGAGCGCCAATCCGGCTCACAAGCGGATTTTTTATACCGCGCTGTATCACATGTCTCTCGGCCCCACGCTCTTCGACGATGTCGACGGCCGTTATCGTGGCATGGATAACGCCGTTCATTCCCTTCAGAAGGGAGAGCATCACTACTCGACCTTCTCTTTATGGGACACGTTTCGTGCGGCGCACCCTGCCTATACGCTGATTGAGCGGGAACGCGTTCCGCAATGGGTCAACACGCTTGTTCGCATGGCGGAACAAAGCCCGGCGGGTATGCCCGTGTGGCCGCTGATGTCGACCGAGACCGGAACGATGACGGGCTATCATTCGGCGGCGGTCATCTCCGAAGCCTGCAACAAAGGCTTTACCGGAGTCGACTACGAGAAGGCATACCGGCTGATGATGAAGCGCGCCATGGTCGACGACTATCGCGGCCTCGACTACTACCGCAAGCTCCACTACATCCCCGCAGACAAGGAAGAAGAATCCGTCTCGAAGACATTTGAGTATTGCTATGACGACTGGGCGATCGCGCACGTCGCGCGGAAACTCGGCAAGGGCGATGATGCGGCGATGCTCGTAAAGCGGTCGACCAACTATCGCAATTACTTCGACGCTTCGACAGGGTTCATGCGGCCAAAGCTGGAAGACGGCAACTGGACCACGCCATTCCGTCCCATCGACCTGGGGCACTCAAAGAAGTGGCGCGACTACACGGAGTCCAACGCCTGGCAGACCACCTTCGGTGTCCAGCACGATCCCGCCGGGCTGATACAGCTTTGCGGCGGCAGAGAGGCTTTCGTCAAAAAACTTGACGGCCTCTTCAATGCTGCGCCTGACCTGCCTGAAGACGCGCCGCCGGACATTGCCGGTATGGTTGGACAGTACGCGCATGGCAATGAGCCTTCGCACCACATCTCGTATCTCTACGTCTACGCGGGCGCGCCCTACAAGACGCAGGCGCGGGTCCGCAGCCTGCTCGAAACCATGTATGCCGACCAGCCAAATGGGATGCAGGGCAACGAAGACGTAGGCCAGATGTCTGCCTGGTATCTGCTGAGCGCGCTCGGCTTCTACCCCGTTGATCCCGTCAGTGGAAACTATGTCCTGGGTTCGCCCTTGTTTGAAAGCGCGACAGTTGAGTTAGGTGAGGGGAAGAAGCTTGTGATTGCCGTAGAGCGGAAAGATCCTGCGCATCAATATGTGCAGTCGTTTTCGCTGAACGGCCAGCCCCAGCAGCGGGCGTGGTTCCATCATTCCGAAATAGCCCAGGGTGGCAGACTTGTTCTGGTCATGGGAGCGGAGCCGAACCTGAAGTTCGGGTCTGATGCGCTTCCACCTTCGCTCGCGCTTTCATAA
- a CDS encoding glycoside hydrolase family 125 protein, whose translation MSYSPSTSTRREFLRSAGSVAAAVTALNSTATLGMQSSVEVPPVKAPWDMSQGRPKPEERRFRSDAVEQFIVQRKARIADLALATLFVNCFPNTLDTTVEPGTFEGKPDTAVLTGDIAAMWLRDSSAQVWPYLPLAKNDRRLRDLLEGVIRRQARCILIDPYANAFMADLNATPLPWSLKDKTELKRGVGERKWEVDSLCYPIRLSHGYWKQTGDTSPFDQRWLQAMQLIVSTFQTQQRKHGDGPYRFQRISDTSTETLPAAGFGNPVKPVGLIASGFRPSDDACIFPFLVPSNLFAVTSLKQLAEMAHTIAHDETLANAADSLAKEVERALHQYAIATTPEGTIWAYEIDGYGSQLLMDDTNVPSLLALPYIASSPDPALYARTRAFCWSERNPWFFRGTAGEGIGGPHVGKDMIWPMSQTVYALTSTSNDEIRRSVQMLKGSAQGFGFMHESYFKDDPRRYTRAWFAWANTLFGELLGDLAATKPDLLKP comes from the coding sequence ATGAGCTATTCACCTTCAACAAGCACTCGTCGAGAGTTTCTTCGGTCCGCTGGTTCGGTTGCCGCGGCTGTTACAGCCTTGAACAGTACGGCTACGCTCGGCATGCAGTCCTCTGTTGAAGTGCCTCCGGTAAAGGCCCCCTGGGACATGTCGCAGGGGCGGCCGAAGCCCGAAGAGCGCAGGTTTCGCAGCGACGCAGTCGAACAGTTTATCGTTCAGCGCAAAGCGCGGATCGCCGATCTTGCGCTTGCTACGCTGTTCGTCAACTGCTTCCCGAACACGCTCGATACCACGGTTGAGCCTGGAACATTTGAAGGTAAGCCGGACACTGCCGTCCTCACAGGCGACATTGCAGCAATGTGGCTGCGCGACTCCTCCGCACAGGTATGGCCGTACCTGCCGCTGGCAAAGAACGACCGCAGGCTCCGCGATCTGTTGGAAGGTGTGATTCGCAGGCAGGCACGGTGCATCCTGATCGATCCGTATGCCAACGCGTTTATGGCAGACCTCAACGCCACCCCTCTGCCCTGGAGCCTCAAAGATAAGACAGAACTGAAGCGCGGTGTTGGCGAGCGCAAATGGGAGGTCGATTCACTGTGCTATCCCATTCGCCTGTCCCATGGCTACTGGAAGCAGACAGGCGATACCAGCCCCTTCGATCAACGCTGGCTGCAGGCGATGCAGCTAATCGTTAGCACCTTTCAGACGCAGCAGCGGAAGCATGGCGACGGACCTTATCGCTTCCAGCGCATCTCCGACACATCGACGGAGACCCTTCCGGCGGCCGGTTTTGGCAATCCCGTTAAGCCGGTTGGACTGATCGCTTCAGGCTTCAGGCCATCGGACGATGCCTGCATCTTCCCCTTCCTCGTTCCATCGAATCTTTTTGCCGTCACTTCCCTGAAGCAGCTTGCGGAGATGGCACATACGATCGCACATGACGAAACGCTGGCGAATGCGGCGGACTCACTTGCGAAGGAGGTTGAGCGTGCGCTGCACCAATACGCCATTGCGACAACACCTGAAGGCACCATCTGGGCGTATGAGATCGATGGCTACGGCAGCCAGCTCCTGATGGATGACACCAACGTTCCAAGCCTGCTGGCGCTTCCCTATATTGCGAGTTCGCCCGATCCCGCCCTCTATGCGCGCACACGCGCCTTCTGCTGGAGCGAGCGCAATCCGTGGTTCTTCCGCGGCACTGCGGGTGAAGGCATCGGCGGCCCGCATGTCGGCAAAGACATGATCTGGCCGATGTCGCAGACGGTCTATGCGCTTACGAGCACAAGCAACGATGAGATACGCCGCTCCGTGCAGATGCTCAAAGGCTCCGCGCAGGGCTTTGGCTTCATGCACGAGAGCTACTTCAAGGACGATCCGCGAAGATACACGCGCGCGTGGTTTGCGTGGGCCAATACTCTCTTTGGCGAGCTCTTGGGAGATCTTGCCGCGACAAAACCCGATCTGCTCAAGCCCTAG
- a CDS encoding ATPase: MAFYLALDVGGTKTEYLLADESTELARVRGGTIKRMRTDADSAQSNLDKALKELEEQSGISLRQVKQSCVGAAGITVPLVTDWIRQAFAERVGGSLVLVGDVEIALDAAFFGGPGVLVMAGTGSNVAGRSAAGELTTAGGYGPALSDQGSGARIGQQALRDTFLAIDEEKETTLLPAILKLWDLADAMDIVGYANRIPSPDVTKLAPLVVECARAGDAVARGVLRREAEELAHLARLVIDRLKRTDPRSEWIPDLAFTGSIIEHVVEVRDGIVEVLRKELPELKVLPGVVDPLQGALWRARQP, encoded by the coding sequence TTGGCGTTCTATCTGGCTTTAGATGTTGGCGGTACGAAGACCGAATACTTATTGGCGGATGAGTCGACCGAGTTGGCGCGTGTTCGCGGAGGCACGATCAAGCGGATGCGCACGGATGCGGATTCCGCGCAGTCCAATCTGGACAAAGCGCTGAAGGAGCTGGAAGAACAAAGCGGCATCTCGCTGCGTCAGGTGAAGCAAAGCTGCGTTGGGGCCGCGGGAATAACGGTTCCGCTGGTCACCGATTGGATTCGCCAGGCCTTTGCGGAGAGGGTGGGCGGATCGCTCGTTCTTGTGGGTGATGTCGAGATAGCTCTTGACGCGGCATTCTTTGGCGGCCCCGGGGTCCTGGTCATGGCCGGGACGGGTTCCAATGTGGCGGGGCGCAGCGCCGCTGGAGAGCTAACGACCGCCGGAGGATATGGGCCGGCGTTATCGGATCAGGGATCCGGCGCAAGAATTGGGCAACAGGCGCTTCGGGACACCTTTCTGGCGATCGACGAGGAGAAAGAGACGACCCTCCTGCCTGCGATCCTGAAGCTATGGGACCTCGCAGATGCGATGGACATCGTGGGCTATGCCAATAGGATTCCGTCCCCCGATGTGACGAAGCTGGCCCCGCTCGTGGTCGAGTGCGCGCGGGCAGGAGATGCGGTAGCCCGCGGTGTGCTGCGTCGCGAGGCCGAGGAACTCGCTCACCTTGCACGGCTCGTCATCGACAGATTGAAGCGCACGGACCCGAGGTCAGAGTGGATCCCGGATCTGGCATTTACCGGGAGCATCATCGAGCACGTTGTGGAGGTCCGCGACGGAATCGTGGAGGTCCTGCGCAAGGAGCTACCGGAGCTGAAGGTGCTGCCAGGCGTAGTCGATCCACTCCAGGGAGCGCTGTGGCGTGCGCGTCAGCCCTAA
- a CDS encoding FAD-binding oxidoreductase, with protein sequence MAIEMVLPGDVRFDRLSHGQNGRFPENDHDRASRIALCESSEDVAEALERFVHSGLRPTVRSGGHCYEDFVDNNPGGAIIDISLLNGTTPPLHGPKYRLGAGTTLGQAYADLYKRALVTIPGGTCGPVGAGGHISGGGYGLLSRLHGVTPDWVSAADVVTVDRAGKATIRRADKHNDADLLRACRGAGGGNFGIITNFYFDDLPKAPFEVLRGSVSFDWNGMTEERFARILYLYSNYFETRGRDPETWGLFTIFNLSHQSSGHLGMSVSFTNPDGTVDDTRVVDEFLQVFDDCKPVKQLTPHPAMAEHHPEPEQKGTEVCLAKHTLNKIRYSDSNGRSGGGGGAFGPVRNNRHKYKSTFMKRSFTREEAACFYKHLTRTVPGVDLSRNTVLVDSFGGAVNRKQMNEETSAAQRESIMKLQFITTWGDPKEDAGQAQWLRDLYTDLYRTSDAGAKYGGTPFWGDRYEGCYINYPDADMVQYSFWPQLYYGTGDLYPFLQNVKRKYDPNNIFHHAMSVRT encoded by the coding sequence ATGGCTATTGAAATGGTGTTGCCCGGAGATGTTCGTTTCGATCGTCTTAGCCACGGACAGAACGGCCGTTTCCCTGAGAATGACCACGACCGGGCAAGCAGGATTGCACTCTGCGAAAGCAGCGAGGATGTCGCTGAAGCGTTGGAGCGCTTCGTCCATTCGGGGCTGCGCCCCACGGTAAGGTCTGGCGGCCACTGCTACGAAGACTTCGTCGATAACAATCCGGGCGGGGCCATTATCGATATCAGCCTGTTGAACGGGACCACACCGCCGCTCCATGGGCCGAAGTACAGGTTAGGCGCGGGGACAACTCTCGGACAGGCCTATGCCGACCTCTACAAACGTGCGTTGGTGACAATCCCAGGAGGGACGTGCGGTCCAGTAGGTGCCGGTGGACATATCTCCGGTGGAGGGTATGGTCTGCTGTCGCGTCTGCATGGCGTCACGCCGGACTGGGTGTCGGCGGCCGATGTCGTTACCGTAGACAGGGCAGGGAAGGCCACGATTCGCCGGGCCGACAAGCATAACGATGCCGATCTGCTGCGGGCCTGCCGTGGGGCTGGCGGAGGGAACTTCGGCATTATTACGAACTTTTACTTCGACGACTTGCCCAAGGCCCCCTTCGAGGTACTGCGCGGAAGCGTCAGCTTCGACTGGAATGGGATGACGGAGGAGCGGTTTGCCCGCATCCTTTATCTCTACAGCAACTATTTTGAGACGCGTGGGAGAGACCCTGAGACGTGGGGCCTGTTTACAATCTTCAATCTGTCGCACCAGAGCTCAGGCCACCTGGGAATGTCCGTTTCGTTCACGAATCCCGACGGTACGGTGGACGATACACGCGTTGTGGACGAGTTTCTCCAGGTGTTCGACGATTGCAAGCCGGTGAAGCAACTCACCCCGCATCCTGCGATGGCGGAACATCACCCGGAGCCAGAGCAGAAAGGAACCGAGGTCTGCCTGGCGAAGCATACGCTGAACAAGATACGGTATAGCGACTCGAATGGCCGGAGCGGCGGCGGCGGTGGTGCCTTCGGTCCGGTGAGAAACAACCGCCACAAATACAAGTCAACCTTTATGAAGCGGAGCTTCACGCGTGAAGAGGCTGCTTGTTTCTACAAGCACCTTACGCGGACGGTTCCGGGAGTGGACCTCTCTCGCAACACGGTATTGGTCGATTCGTTCGGCGGGGCCGTCAATCGCAAACAGATGAATGAGGAGACGTCTGCCGCTCAGAGGGAATCCATCATGAAGCTCCAGTTCATCACGACATGGGGTGATCCCAAAGAGGACGCAGGCCAGGCCCAGTGGCTCAGGGACCTCTACACCGACCTGTATCGTACATCGGATGCGGGAGCGAAGTACGGCGGCACGCCTTTCTGGGGAGACCGGTACGAGGGTTGCTACATCAACTATCCGGATGCCGACATGGTGCAATACAGCTTTTGGCCCCAGCTTTATTACGGGACTGGGGACCTGTATCCATTTCTGCAAAACGTGAAACGGAAGTACGACCCGAACAACATCTTTCACCATGCGATGTCCGTGCGTACCTAG
- a CDS encoding cytochrome c, with translation MTCKSAICLATLALLLPASLNASKPSKGQQQSTNAPSASSQNNAQPDPAERIFEANCSRCHMAPSSLSQRTTGTVVMHMRMRARLSQRDEQLLLRYLAP, from the coding sequence ATGACCTGCAAATCGGCAATATGTCTGGCAACATTGGCGCTTCTACTGCCTGCTTCTCTCAACGCGAGCAAGCCCAGCAAAGGCCAGCAGCAGAGCACTAACGCTCCGAGCGCATCGTCGCAGAACAACGCACAACCCGATCCAGCAGAACGGATCTTCGAAGCGAATTGCTCACGCTGTCACATGGCGCCCTCCTCACTTTCCCAACGCACGACCGGCACTGTGGTGATGCACATGCGCATGCGCGCCAGGCTTTCGCAGCGCGACGAGCAATTGCTGCTGAGGTATCTCGCGCCGTAG
- a CDS encoding cupredoxin domain-containing protein produces the protein MRNTRRSQLLAPIVLLIATGNCIAQDTSSPIEVHVHRFSFQPTEITVHKGEPAVVKLVSDDVTHSLVVKGLGINQTVSKDHPADIHFTPTASGDFRGQCGRFCGKGHGSMFFTIHVK, from the coding sequence ATGCGGAATACGCGACGCAGTCAGTTACTGGCACCGATCGTGCTTTTGATAGCTACGGGCAATTGCATTGCCCAGGACACAAGCAGTCCTATCGAGGTCCATGTGCACAGGTTTTCGTTTCAACCCACAGAGATAACCGTACATAAGGGTGAACCTGCCGTCGTAAAGCTCGTTTCGGACGATGTGACCCACAGCCTCGTCGTCAAAGGCCTGGGCATCAATCAAACGGTGTCGAAAGATCATCCGGCAGATATCCACTTCACGCCCACGGCCTCCGGCGATTTTCGCGGCCAATGTGGACGATTTTGCGGAAAAGGCCATGGCTCGATGTTCTTCACGATCCATGTGAAATAG
- a CDS encoding cytochrome c, whose protein sequence is MRVSRISITSGLLLLTSLAGCRATPPGKFEASAIRWVKKHVTVRGVHQLNPMNNTQENISNGKHAFGFYCVVCHGRDGQNTGVPFAGGISPPIPSLASAEVQSYSDGQLKWIIENGIAPSGMPASHGVLSDEDMWNIVIYLRHLPPEGSLGEPKAYSGEEFSDENNEQR, encoded by the coding sequence ATGAGAGTTTCGCGCATCTCGATCACCTCCGGGCTTTTATTGCTTACCAGCCTTGCGGGCTGTCGAGCTACGCCGCCAGGAAAGTTCGAGGCTTCAGCCATTCGCTGGGTCAAGAAACACGTCACCGTAAGAGGCGTCCATCAACTGAATCCAATGAACAACACGCAGGAGAACATTTCCAATGGCAAACACGCATTTGGTTTCTATTGTGTCGTCTGCCACGGAAGAGATGGACAGAATACGGGGGTTCCCTTCGCCGGAGGCATATCGCCACCAATACCATCGCTTGCTTCGGCAGAAGTGCAAAGCTACAGCGACGGCCAGTTGAAATGGATTATTGAAAACGGCATCGCGCCATCGGGCATGCCAGCATCGCACGGGGTGTTGTCCGACGAAGACATGTGGAACATCGTGATCTATCTCCGGCATCTGCCGCCGGAAGGCAGCCTCGGAGAGCCGAAGGCATATTCAGGCGAGGAATTTTCAGATGAGAACAACGAACAAAGATAA
- a CDS encoding nucleotidyltransferase family protein, whose amino-acid sequence MTIPQIINNKHELDIPPEFLALLLALQMRSADYAPLSLLSDKQWRDLLALCNRSQLTLLLSRLDKSFLPLWVAERLEQNLADNSQRAERIKRTYSEVADALDAFNIPHLVIKGFTQVPHYAPSLASRGQSDIDLYCPPKSLQQAQSALESIGYVADTTNDYRYTDHLPMMVRKGDWKWRGNHFDPEMPLSIELHFSLWNSRLFLNQFPEVASFWDRRQIRHLDDFNFYALDPVDHLAYFSLHVLRNLIFGTWVVHHVFELAYFLHKYADNDEFWKKRTQIHTASLRTYQAVAFACAKSWFECDLPRDVELEISRLSPSIRHWLDFYAFSSLEGMFHETKDWVLLNAVLVSSVTQRYTWLRRTLFPQRMPQRNSYAIYFKGRQARDASTIPGEALVPVRRLRYIRYVLGRILTHLFVITRTLGKGLLWWLTMPEPASGVSRRQMD is encoded by the coding sequence ATGACCATTCCTCAGATCATCAATAACAAACACGAGCTTGATATTCCGCCTGAATTCCTGGCGCTTCTTTTGGCGCTTCAGATGCGAAGTGCCGACTACGCGCCTCTAAGTCTACTCAGCGATAAACAGTGGCGCGATCTACTTGCTCTTTGCAATCGTTCTCAGTTAACGCTGTTACTATCACGACTTGACAAATCGTTTCTACCACTCTGGGTGGCTGAACGGCTTGAGCAGAACCTTGCCGACAATTCCCAACGCGCAGAGCGTATCAAACGCACCTATAGTGAAGTGGCAGACGCGCTGGATGCCTTCAACATCCCGCACCTGGTGATCAAGGGATTCACGCAGGTCCCTCACTACGCGCCTTCACTTGCCTCTCGAGGCCAATCTGATATTGACCTTTACTGTCCGCCCAAATCTCTCCAGCAGGCGCAATCTGCGCTTGAATCGATCGGCTACGTCGCGGACACCACCAATGACTATCGTTACACCGACCATCTGCCGATGATGGTGCGCAAAGGCGACTGGAAATGGCGTGGAAACCATTTCGATCCGGAGATGCCTTTGTCGATCGAGTTGCATTTCTCGTTATGGAATTCTCGTCTCTTTCTTAATCAATTCCCCGAAGTCGCGTCCTTTTGGGACCGTAGGCAGATACGCCATCTCGATGACTTCAACTTTTATGCACTCGATCCCGTGGACCACCTGGCCTATTTTTCACTTCATGTACTTCGCAATCTGATCTTTGGAACCTGGGTCGTTCACCATGTATTTGAACTTGCGTATTTCCTGCATAAGTATGCTGACAACGATGAGTTCTGGAAAAAGCGGACCCAAATACATACCGCATCGCTGCGGACATATCAGGCTGTTGCTTTCGCATGTGCTAAAAGCTGGTTCGAATGCGATCTTCCTCGCGATGTGGAACTGGAGATATCGCGGCTCTCTCCTTCCATCAGGCATTGGCTCGATTTCTATGCATTTTCTTCACTTGAAGGAATGTTTCACGAAACGAAGGACTGGGTGCTGTTGAATGCCGTTTTGGTTTCTTCTGTAACACAGCGATATACATGGCTTCGTCGCACGCTATTCCCACAACGCATGCCGCAAAGAAACTCCTATGCAATCTACTTCAAAGGCAGGCAAGCACGAGACGCTTCAACCATCCCAGGCGAGGCGCTGGTGCCCGTTCGCAGGCTTCGGTACATACGATATGTCCTTGGGCGCATTCTCACACATCTATTCGTCATTACCAGGACTTTGGGCAAAGGGCTTTTGTGGTGGCTCACCATGCCTGAACCGGCCAGCGGCGTCTCTCGAAGACAGATGGATTAA